TAGCGTCCTGCTCACTGTTAATGGTGTAATGCACTGGGCGGCGTAGCTGTGCGTGTAGCCGCCCTGCGTTCCGCATCGCTCCACGCGCGCGGCTGAACCGGAGCGTTGGGCGACGCCACTTGGGTCGCATTTCATTTGCACTGCCAACCCACGGGAGGAAGAAATGAACGACATAGAAGCGCAGGTTATTCAAGCCGAGAACGACCTCTTGGGTTCTCTCAGAACCGGCGATTTAGCCAGGGGTGTGGGGATGCATTTGAACTCGCCAGAGTATCGAAACATTTGGAACGGCGAGATGAAAACATACAGCGAATTGAGCGCGCGCATTGCCGCCGCCATGGGCAAGGGTCTTGCATCCATTGATTACCAGGTCGCCAGTAGAGAAATGTTCATTCTCGATGAATCCAATGTTATGGCGACCCTGGTCGCGACCGAAACAACCCATATGAATACCGGCGAATCGAAGACTTCAGGCAAGACGATCATTTCCATCCTTTGGCGTAAGATAGATGACAAGTGGCGGTTAGGGTACTTGCATGCGTCCGAGGAACCGCAGGACACGGCGAACCCGGTCTGGAAGGAGACCAGCCAATGACCGAACAGGACAAACGAAATCTTGAAGCCGTGCGCCGCATGTATCGCGGTGACGCCGAAGAAAACGCCACGATCTCACGCGAGATTGTCTGGCACGTTCCCGGGCACAATCCTGTCTCCGGCGATTATCGCGGCTATGACGAATACACCCAGGTCATGCCGTCGCGTATGGCGCCGCTGACGCGCTGGGATTTCGAACTCGAGGATGTGATGGTCAACGGCAATTATGTTGTGGCGACTTTTAATTTGAAAGGTACGCGCAAGGGGCATCACGTTGATCTGCGCGGCGCGCACATCATGCGTCTCAACGATCAAGGTCAGGTTGGCGAGGGTTGGGGATTTACGGACGATCAAGATGCGTTGGATAAATTCTTCTTGGCTTGAACACGACACTAGTTGCCAAGTTGCCAATTGCTTTTTACAAAGCGGGAGCAAGTCCGGTCGGGTTTTCCAAACCCGACCGGTCTCTGAAAAGGAGAACGATGCGAACA
This portion of the Chloroflexota bacterium genome encodes:
- a CDS encoding nuclear transport factor 2 family protein, with the protein product MTEQDKRNLEAVRRMYRGDAEENATISREIVWHVPGHNPVSGDYRGYDEYTQVMPSRMAPLTRWDFELEDVMVNGNYVVATFNLKGTRKGHHVDLRGAHIMRLNDQGQVGEGWGFTDDQDALDKFFLA
- a CDS encoding nuclear transport factor 2 family protein; this encodes MNDIEAQVIQAENDLLGSLRTGDLARGVGMHLNSPEYRNIWNGEMKTYSELSARIAAAMGKGLASIDYQVASREMFILDESNVMATLVATETTHMNTGESKTSGKTIISILWRKIDDKWRLGYLHASEEPQDTANPVWKETSQ